One Streptomyces sp. SAI-135 DNA segment encodes these proteins:
- a CDS encoding M14 family zinc carboxypeptidase: MRTSLYPAVDELERRARTLVRAAPGLLRLSRVGRSRAGRPLWLLSAGHGDRHILAVAGAHANEPVGGASALRLAALFARRPRLLEPLGCTWHFLLCLDPDGAHLAHGWQPEQPEPSLTECHRSFYRPAFARQPESLPVPPGRPLPESAALVRLLDELRPVAQFTLHGIEFGGAFVMMTREVPGAAEAFRRTAAHLRVPVDRHPVDGPDWRLDPPGVLVLPDGHGGGERDPSGYVAESTWFHPRRHGTLTTLIETPAWAVPSVSDTRPVTDPDREAARLGEVLLGRTAELAAVLGTRLETAVPQDLAPLGDAARELLDVAPSIVASWAAEEPGRFQGHFATRGISARRIPLRVAAMASRALARTDPGATEILDDLVREWSQELEKTYDLRWVPVAAQTGLHVRTMLNTARLVCAGGG; encoded by the coding sequence GTGCGGACTTCGCTCTATCCGGCAGTCGACGAACTGGAGCGAAGGGCCCGCACGCTGGTCCGCGCCGCCCCCGGTCTGCTGCGGTTGAGCCGGGTCGGACGGAGCCGGGCGGGGCGCCCGCTGTGGCTGCTGTCCGCCGGGCACGGCGACCGCCACATCCTCGCGGTGGCCGGCGCCCACGCCAACGAACCGGTGGGCGGCGCCTCGGCGTTGCGGCTCGCCGCCCTCTTCGCCCGCCGGCCCCGCCTGCTCGAACCCCTCGGCTGCACCTGGCACTTCCTGCTCTGCCTCGACCCCGACGGGGCCCACCTGGCGCACGGCTGGCAGCCGGAGCAGCCCGAGCCGTCACTGACGGAGTGTCACCGCTCCTTCTACCGGCCCGCGTTCGCCCGCCAGCCGGAGTCCCTGCCCGTGCCGCCCGGCAGACCCCTGCCCGAGTCGGCCGCGCTCGTCCGGCTCCTCGACGAGCTGCGGCCCGTCGCCCAGTTCACCCTGCACGGCATCGAGTTCGGCGGTGCGTTCGTGATGATGACGCGGGAGGTGCCCGGCGCCGCGGAGGCGTTCCGGCGGACGGCGGCGCACCTGCGCGTCCCCGTCGACCGGCACCCCGTAGACGGCCCCGACTGGCGGCTCGACCCGCCCGGTGTCCTGGTGCTGCCCGACGGCCATGGCGGGGGCGAACGCGACCCGAGCGGCTATGTCGCCGAGAGCACCTGGTTCCACCCCCGCCGCCACGGCACCCTGACCACCCTGATCGAGACCCCCGCCTGGGCCGTGCCCTCGGTGAGCGACACCCGGCCCGTGACCGACCCGGACCGCGAGGCCGCCCGGCTGGGGGAGGTGCTGCTGGGCCGGACCGCGGAACTCGCGGCCGTCCTCGGGACACGGCTGGAGACGGCCGTACCGCAGGATCTGGCACCGCTGGGGGACGCCGCGCGGGAGCTCCTGGACGTGGCGCCGTCGATCGTCGCGAGCTGGGCGGCGGAGGAACCCGGGCGGTTCCAGGGCCACTTCGCGACCCGGGGGATCTCCGCCCGCCGTATCCCGCTCAGGGTGGCGGCGATGGCGAGCCGCGCCCTGGCCCGCACCGACCCGGGGGCCACCGAGATCCTCGACGACCTGGTGCGCGAGTGGAGCCAGGAGCTGGAGAAGACGTACGACCTGCGCTGGGTGCCGGTGGCCGCGCAGACCGGTCTGCATGTGCGGACGATGCTGAACACCGCCCGGCTGGTGTGCGCGGGAGGCGGCTGA